The following are encoded in a window of Eschrichtius robustus isolate mEscRob2 chromosome 1, mEscRob2.pri, whole genome shotgun sequence genomic DNA:
- the BEGAIN gene encoding brain-enriched guanylate kinase-associated protein has protein sequence MGLGWVIHPALSHPPPSPDRPQAGSVLFTHRLRSPWVPSCLGQPRVLQGRLARSSPSLWDSALQEQKGELRKRLSYTTHKLEKLETEFDSTRHYLEIELRRAQEELEKVTEKLRRIQSNYLALQRINQELEDKLYRMGQHYEEEKRALSHEIVALNSHLLEAKVTIDKLSEDNELYRKDCNLAAQLLQCSQTYGRGHKVSELPSEFQEHVSLHMEKQGCSLPSPLCRPAYADSVPPCVLAKVLEKPDPGSLSSHLSDASARDLAFRDRLEKPGPRPPYKGDIYCSDTALYCPEERRRDRRPSVDGPVTDVGFLRAQNSTDSAAEEEEEAAAAAYPAGYRHEAFAGYAASLPTSSSYSSFSATSEEKEHAQASTLTASQQAIYLNSRDELFGRKPPAAYGSSPRYASAAAAVAAPLEAEAAPGFARTVSPYPTEPYRFPVSPGPQPALMPPNLWNLRAKPGSARLAAEDVRGQWRPLSVEDIGAYPFPAAAAAAAAPPPGRASPSGFSDRYFGAGGGPGEKAEGRASPLYASYKADSFSEGDDLSQGHLAEPRYLRAAGDLSLSPGRSAEPLSSYAASEGERERLGVQLCGAGGSPEPEHSPRSSRESLEPSSMEASPEMHPGARLSPQPAFPRTGGSGLSRKDSLTKAQLYGTLLN, from the exons CTCTGTCCTCTTCACCCACAGGCTGCGCAGCCCCTGGGTGCCCTCGTGCCTCGGGCAACCCCGCGTCCTGCAGGGCCGACTGGCCAGGTCCTCGCCCTCGCTCTGGGACAG CGCGCTGCAGGAGCAGAAGGGCGAGCTGCGCAAGCGGCTGTCCTACACCACGCACAAGCTCGAGAAGCTCGAGACCGAGTTCGACTCTACCCGCCACTACCTGGAGATCGAGCTGCGCCGGGCGCAGGAGGAGCTGGAGAAGGTCACCGAGAAGCTGCGCAG GATTCAGAGCAACTACCTGGCGCTGCAAAGGATCAACCAGGAGCTGGAGGACAAGCTGTACCGCATG GGCCAGCACTATGAGGAAGAGAAGCGAGCGCTTAGCCACGAGATCGTCGCCCTCAACAGCCACCTGCTGGAGGCCAAGGTGACCATCGACAAGCTATCGGAGGACAAT GAGCTCTATAGGAAGGACTGCAATCTAGCGGCCCAGCTGCTGCAGTGCAGCCAGACCTACGGCAGGGGCCATAAGGTGTCCGAG CTGCCCTCAGAGTTCCAGGAGCACGTGAGTCTGCACATGGAGAAGCAAGGCTGCAGCCTGCCCTCCCCGCTCTGCCGCCCGGCCTACGCTGACAGTGTCCCCCCCTGCGTCCTCGCCAAGGTGCTGGAGAAGCCAGACCCCGGCAGCCTGTCCTCCCACCTGTCGGATGCCTCAGCCCGTGACCTGGCCTTCCGCGACAGGCTGGAGAAGCCGGGCCCCCGGCCCCCCTACAAGGGGGACATCTACTGCAGCGACACAGCGCTCTACTGCCCCGAGGAGCGGCGCCGGGACCGGCGGCCCAGTGTGGACGGGCCCGTGACCGACGTGGGCTTCCTGCGGGCCCAGAATTCCACTGACAGCGCggccgaggaggaggaggaggccgcgGCGGCGGCCTACCCCGCGGGCTACCGGCACGAGGCCTTCGCGGGCTACGCGGCCTCGCTGCCCACGTCCAGCTCCTACTCGAGCTTCAGCGCCACGTCGGAGGAGAAGGAGCACGCCCAGGCCAGCACGCTCACCGCCTCGCAGCAGGCCATCTACCTGAACAGCCGCGACGAGCTCTTCGGCCGCAAGCCGCCTGCGGCCTACGGGAGCAGCCCACGCTACGCCTCGGCCGCGGCCGCAGTGGCCGCCCCGCTCGAGGCCGAGGCGGCCCCGGGCTTCGCGAGGACTGTGTCGCCGTACCCCACCGAGCCCTACCGCTTCCCGGTctcccccggcccccagcccgcCCTGATGCCCCCCAACCTGTGGAACCTGCGGGCCAAGCCGGGGTCGGCCCGGCTGGCTGCAGAGGACGTGCGCGGCCAGTGGCGGCCGCTGAGCGTGGAGGACATCGGCGCCTACCCCTTCccggccgccgctgccgccgccgccgccccccctCCCGGCCGCGCCTCGCCCAGCGGCTTCAGCGACCGCTACTTTGGGGCCGGAGGCGGCCCGGGCGAGAAGGCCGAGGGCCGCGCCAGCCCCCTCTATGCCAGCTACAAGGCTGACAGCTTCTCGGAGGGCGATGACCTCTCCCAGGGCCACCTGGCCGAGCCCCGCTACCTCCGGGCGGCCGGTGACCTGAGCCTCAGCCCCGGCCGCTCGGCTGAGCCCCTGTCCAGCTACGCGGCCAGCGAGGGGGAGCGGGAGAGGCTCGGGGTGCAGCTGTGTGGCGCGGGCGGCAGCCCCGAGCCCGAGCACAGCCCCCGGAGCTCCAGGGAGTCCCTGGAGCCCAGCTCCATGGAGGCCTCCCCGGAGATGCACCCCGGCGCccgcctcagcccccagcccgccTTCCCTCGGACTGGCGGCTCGGGGCTCAGCCGCAAGGACAGTCTCACGAAAGCCCAGCTCTACGGGACCCTGCTCAACTGA